The sequence below is a genomic window from Serratia nevei.
ATGCTGGGCGCTTCGCTGAACGAGTTCGCCCGTTCGCTGCCGCAGTACCGCGGCATGATGATCGAGAAACTGCGCGAGCTGCAGTATTACGCCGATCGCTTCAATATCAGCCTCTCCAGCGAAGCGATGCTGCAATATGTCGATCCCAGCGCTGCGATGAATCTGGTTACCCGCATGCTGGGGCACCTGTCTGGCGCCATGACCAACGTCTTCCTGCTGCTGATGACCGTGGTGTTTATGCTGTTCGAAGTGCAGCTGCTGCCTTATAAACTGCAGCAGGCGCTGGATAAGCCGAATGAAGGCCTCGCCGCGATGCGGCGGGCGCTGGACGGCGTGACGCGTTATCTGGTGATTAAAACCATCATCAGCCTGGCCACCGGGGTGATCGTCTGGATCTTCCTGGCGGCGGTCGGCGTACGCTTCGCCTTTATCTGGGGGCTGCTGGCGTTTCTGCTCAACTATATTCCCAATATCGGCTCGGTATTGGCCGCCATTCCGCCGCTGATTCAGGCGCTGCTGTTCAACGGATTGGGTGATGCGCTGGTGGTGGCGGGCGGCTTTATCGCAATCAACATGGTGATCGGCAATATCCTCGAACCGCGGGTGATGGGTCGCGGGCTGGGGTTGTCGACGCTGGTGGTATTCCTGTCGCTGATCTTTTGGGGCTGGCTGCTCGGCCCGGTCGGCATGCTGCTGTCGGTGCCGCTGACGATCGTGGCGCGCATCGCGCTGGAGACTACCGAGGGCGGCTATCGGCTGGCGGTCATTTTGGGTGACGGTCGCCCGCCGCGTCAGCCTCCGGCGCCGCCGGAGTGAGGAAGATCTTGCCGTTCACACCGGGCTGCGCAGCGTGTTGCAGAGCAGCTGCGTACTGTTGCAAAGGGTAAATCGCGGCGGGCGGGCGCAGCGTCAGCTGGCCGCGCCGCAGCAGCTGGAATAGCTGATAAAACGCCGTTTGCCACTGCGCCGGTGCCGCCTGCGCATTCCATTTACGCAGGTGGAACAGCGAAGCGCGCAGCTTCAATTCGTCCACCACGCGCCGCCAGTCCACCTGGCGCCCACCCAGCAGGCCCAGCGCCACAAAGTCGCCGCCGGTGCGAACCGCCCGCGCCAGCTGCAATCCGTCTTCTCCGCCGATGCAGTCGATAGCGGCGCGGGCACCAAAGTGGGTCATTTGCGCCAGCTGCGGCGCCTCAATAACGCGCCAGGCGCCGGCGGCCAGCAGCGCCGGGCGATGAGTGAGGTTACGCACCACCACCGCCAGACGAATGCCACGCAGCGCCGTCATCTGTGCCAGCAGCAGGCTAACGGCGGAGCCGCCGCCGTTGAGCAGCAGCACGTCGCCGGCGTTGAGCGGCAGCCATTGCGTCAGCAGCACCCAGCAGGTGAGCGGGTTGATATAGATTTGCGCCGCGCTGGCGTCGTCGATGTCGTCCGGTACCCAGACCACCCGTTCTTCAGGCAGTGTGACGAAGGTTTGCCAGCTGCCGTCACCCGCTACCGCCAGTGCGCGTCGGCCGGTCGAGCGTCCGCTTTGCGGATCGACGATGACGCCTACGCCTTCATAGCCAGGCACCTGCGGCAGGGCGATGCGGTGCGCGTATTGGCCGTGAATCGGGATCAGGTCGGAAGGGTTGATCGGGGCATAGCGCATCTGCAGCAGCAGCCGGCCGGGGCGCAGCGGCGGCCTGCTCGTCTGCTGCAGCGCCAGCACCTGGGCGGGATCGCCGAAGCGGCTGAAGCTCAATCGGGGAAATGACGACGGCATGGGTTACATCACGAAGAAAAAATAGACATCCAGCGCCAGCAGCACCAGCCACAGACAAAGATACAGCACCAGGTGCTCACGCACGTTGTTGACGATAGCCGCCAGTATTCGGTTTAACATTTCAGCCGCCTGAAGAAAGAGACCTTTGATTATAGTCCTTTTCTCGGCACCTTTTATAGCGGGGCGCGCGTGAGCGCTGGAAGAGTGGCGATAAAAAAGCCTGCGTTATCGCAGGCTTGATGTTACACCGCCAGCAGCGCCAGCGGCGTCGAATTCGTTGGTGCGCTGGGCGGGTAGAAATAACGCAGCACGTTATACAGCGAGTAGAACTCCAGCCGG
It includes:
- a CDS encoding AI-2E family transporter, whose amino-acid sequence is MGRTRVTDNSLRLAVLLAMLVIILAGVKAAADIVVPFLLAVFLAMVLNPLVAMLERRRVPRILGVTLLVTAVIVVVMLFIGMLGASLNEFARSLPQYRGMMIEKLRELQYYADRFNISLSSEAMLQYVDPSAAMNLVTRMLGHLSGAMTNVFLLLMTVVFMLFEVQLLPYKLQQALDKPNEGLAAMRRALDGVTRYLVIKTIISLATGVIVWIFLAAVGVRFAFIWGLLAFLLNYIPNIGSVLAAIPPLIQALLFNGLGDALVVAGGFIAINMVIGNILEPRVMGRGLGLSTLVVFLSLIFWGWLLGPVGMLLSVPLTIVARIALETTEGGYRLAVILGDGRPPRQPPAPPE
- a CDS encoding zinc-dependent alcohol dehydrogenase family protein; protein product: MPSSFPRLSFSRFGDPAQVLALQQTSRPPLRPGRLLLQMRYAPINPSDLIPIHGQYAHRIALPQVPGYEGVGVIVDPQSGRSTGRRALAVAGDGSWQTFVTLPEERVVWVPDDIDDASAAQIYINPLTCWVLLTQWLPLNAGDVLLLNGGGSAVSLLLAQMTALRGIRLAVVVRNLTHRPALLAAGAWRVIEAPQLAQMTHFGARAAIDCIGGEDGLQLARAVRTGGDFVALGLLGGRQVDWRRVVDELKLRASLFHLRKWNAQAAPAQWQTAFYQLFQLLRRGQLTLRPPAAIYPLQQYAAALQHAAQPGVNGKIFLTPAAPEADAAGDRHPK
- a CDS encoding DUF2770 family protein, with translation MLNRILAAIVNNVREHLVLYLCLWLVLLALDVYFFFVM